One Maniola hyperantus chromosome 17, iAphHyp1.2, whole genome shotgun sequence DNA window includes the following coding sequences:
- the LOC117989928 gene encoding uncharacterized protein yields the protein MDSCNNTGIERDLPENWPCEWDNGIIPFAYNFYLLNPNRLVNVAHRGIRNIETRSCLQFVEYNPVDLARKANVSYLFFTYSDVLEYCCLPVSPLYRRRVVLITPLCTLPVQVAHATLHAMGLKHDSHKPFPAEKVLQVFKCKNDSVHPN from the exons ATGGATTCTTGTAATAACACTG GAATAGAAAGAGATTTACCTGAAAACTGGCCATGTGAATGGGACAACGGCATAATACCATTTGCTTATAACTTCTATCTACTAA ATCCTAATCGTCTGGTAAACGtagctcatagaggcattagAAACATCGAGACACGATCTTGTTTGCAGTTCGTAGAATATAACCCAGTTGACTTGGCTAGAAAAGCGAATGTCAGCTATCTCTTCTTCACATACTCCGATGTGTTAGAGTATTGCTGCTTACCTGTATCCCCACTTTATAGACGGCGG GTGGTCCTGATAACACCCCTCTGCACGCTTCCAGTACAAGTCGCTCACGCTACTCTGCACGCCATGGGGCTGAAACATGACAGTCATAAACCTTTTCCAGCAGAAAAAGTCTTACAAGTTTTCAAATGTAAAAATGATTCTGTTCACCCTAATTGA